The following are encoded in a window of Castanea sativa cultivar Marrone di Chiusa Pesio chromosome 5, ASM4071231v1 genomic DNA:
- the LOC142636563 gene encoding G-type lectin S-receptor-like serine/threonine-protein kinase SD1-13, which translates to MGLLSKTNLLLLPVLCCFCLNLTVAIDAIRSSQSINDSEYIISKGSVFKLGFFSPENSTNRYLGIWYNNISVFTVIWVANREKPIKDSSGVLTISEDGNLVVLNGQAEILWSSNVSNSVTNSSATLGDFGNLVLRVDTTGLVLWESFQHPSDTILSRMKLSTSSKKDQRVQLTSWKSPSDPSIGSFSSGIDPPKIPETFVWKEGHPYWRSGPWNGQVFIGMPNWNPGYYTGFIFIDDTNGTVFETFTDLDMLHLSKIVLDWQGNVVHTYWDDGKEDWEVVHKNPEDECDVYGTCGAFGSCDLLSSPICSCLRGFEPKIIKEWNRGNWTSGCVRRTPLQCERLNNSIKEGKTDGFLKLEMIKVPDFAELALDVNIEDCRKQCLENCSCVAYGYYTGIGCLSWSGNLIDLRHFSVGGSDIYIRLANLEFEEDRNLRVIITITVTIGAIAIASTAFLFWRWMAKKKRAMKSKSNESLLFDYLNDVKLQDLPIFTLEELATATNNFDMANKLGQGGFGPVYRGKLHNGQEIAVKRLCRASGQGLEEFMNEVALITKLQHRNLVRLLGCCIEGEEKTLIYEYMPNKSLDAILFDPVHQKLLNWRKRFNIIEGICRGLLYLHRDSRLKIIHRDLKASNILLDQEFNPKISDFGMARIFGANEDQVKTKRVVGTYGYMSPEYAMRGLFSEKSDVFSFGVLLLEIVSGRRDTSICNEEQYLGLVGLAWKLWKDDNIMALVDPAIWDPCFQMDILKCIHVGLLCVQELARDRPNVSTVISMLKSEILDLPTPKQPAFMERQIASNIELTQQGQIRFSICNATISTIAGR; encoded by the exons ATGGGACTTCTTAGCAAGACAAACCTGTTGCTGTTGCCTGTCCTTTGCTGCTTCTGTTTAAACTTAACTGTCGCCATTGACGCCATTAGATCATCTCAATCCATCAACGACTCCGAATACATAATTTCCAAGGGGAGTGTTTTCAAACTAGGATTCTTCAGCCCTGAAAATTCTACCAATCGCTACCTCGGAATCTGGTATAATAACATTTCTGTATTCACTGTCATATGGGTAGCTAATAGAGAGAAACCTATCAAGGATTCTTCTGGGGTTCTTACTATATCTGAGGATGGCAATCTTGTGGTACTAAATGGACAGGCAGAGATTCTTTGGTCATCGAATGTTTCAAATTCTGTAACCAATTCTAGTGCCACTCTTGGGGATTTTGGAAACCTTGTTTTGCGAGTTGATACTACAGGACTGGTACTATGGGAAAGTTTTCAACATCCTTCTGATACCATCTTGTCAAGGATGAAACTTAGTACTAGTTCAAAGAAAGATCAGAGAGTACAGTTGACATCATGGAAAAGCCCTTCTGATCCATCCATTGGTAGCTTCTCCTCAGGCATTGATCCACCGAAAATTCCTGAAACTTTTGTTTGGAAAGAGGGTCACCCATATTGGCGGTCTGGTCCATGGAATGGTCAGGTCTTTATTGGAATGCCAAACTGGAATCCAGGATATTATACTGGATTTATATTCATTGATGACACAAACGGGACTGTTTTTGAAACTTTTACAGATTTGGACATGTTACATTTGTCAAAAATTGTTTTGGATTGGCAAGGAAATGTAGTGCATACATATTGGGATGATGGGAAAGAGGATTGGGAGGTTGTGCATAAAAATCCAGAAGATGAGTGCGATGTTTATGGCACatgtggtgcatttggaagCTGTGATTTACTGAGTTCACCAATCTGCAGTTGTTTGAGAGGGTTTGAGCCAAAGATTATTAAGGAATGGAATAGAGGAAATTGGACAAGTGGTTGTGTAAGGAGGACACCATTGCAGTGTGAAAGATTGAACAATAGTattaaagaaggaaaaacaGACGGGTTTTTGAAACTGGAGATGATCAAAGTGCCAGACTTTGCAGAGTTGGCACTAGATGTGAATATAGAAGATTGTCGAAAGCAGTGTTTGGAGAATTGTTCTTGTGTAGCTTATGGATATTATACTGGCATTGGTTGTTTGTCATGGAGTGGAAACCTAATTGACCTACGACATTTCTCTGTTGGAGGATCAGATATATATATTCGTTTGGCCAATTTAGAATTCG AAGAGGATAGAAATTTGAGAGTAATCATCACAATTACAGTGACTATTGGAGCGATTGCTATAGCCAGCACTGCTTTCTTATTCTGGAGGTGGATGGCTAAGAAAAAGAGAG CAATGAAGAGTAAAAGCAATGAGAGTTTATTGTTTGACTACCTAAATGATGTGAAACTCCAAGATCTACCGATCTTTACTTTGGAAGAATTGGCAACAGCAACAAACAACTTTGATATGGCTAATAAGCTTGGACAAGGTGGCTTCGGTCCAGTCTATAGG GGTAAATTGCATAATGGACAAGAAATAGCAGTGAAGAGATTGTGTAGAGCCTCTGGACAAGGACTTGAAGAATTTATGAATGAGGTGGCGTTGATTACTAAACTCCAACATCGGAATCTTGTTAGACTTCTTGGTTGCTGCATTGAGGGAGAAGAGAAGACGTTAATCTATGAATACATGCCAAACAAAAGTTTGGATGCAATTCTTTTTG ATCCAGTCCACCAAAAACTCCTTAATTGGAGAAAACGTTTCAACATTATCGAAGGAATTTGTCGCGGGTTGCTCTACCTTCATAGAGACTCTAGACTAAAGATTATTCATAGAGATCTAAAGGCATCTAACATTTTGTTAGATCAAGAGTTTAATCCCAAAATATCGGATTTTGGTATGGCTAGAATATTTGGAGCCAATGAAGATCAAGTAAAAACTAAAAGGGTCGTTGGGACATA TGGTTATATGTCTCCTGAATATGCAATGCGAGGGCTGTTTTCAGAGAAATCAGATGTCTTTAGCTTTGGCGTGTTATTACTAGAGATTGTTAGTGGGAGAAGAGACACTAGCATTTGCAATGAGGAGCAATATTTGGGTCTCGTTGGATTG GCATGGAAATTGTGGAAAGATGACAACATTATGGCTTTGGTAGACCCAGCAATATGGGATCCATGCTTTCAAATGGACATTTTGAAATGTATACATGTCGGACTGTTGTGCGTGCAAGAATTGGCAAGAGATAGGCCAAATGTGTCTACTGTTATTTCAATGCTTAAGAGTGAGATTTTGGATCTGCCTACTCCAAAGCAACCTGCCTTCATGGAAAGGCAGATTGCTTCAAATATAGAGCTTACTCAACAGGGTCAAATAAGATTCTCCATTTGTAATGCCACTATTTCAACAATTGCTGGTCGATGA